One region of Priestia megaterium genomic DNA includes:
- a CDS encoding DMT family transporter, giving the protein MKLTFSLVFLHILMISLWASAFPVIQIGLESFSPQHLAFVRLSIASVVLLVIAIATRMSLPDIKDIPLLLALGFLGFTVYHTALNIGEKTVSAGIASLLISTTPIFSSLLAIFLFQEEFGKRKWIGSAVSFAGIVLLTFSKENFVHSVNGILLVLLAALAESVYIVCQKNLLKKYGFLSFVTYSIWGATISMLVFLPGLETELAYISVRSAISVIYLGLFPTVIPYMVLAYLTSRIGSAEAAISLYLTPALSFFLAWLLLKDIPSAASIVGSIITLCGVLLTHSKREKVHNAKVMRRA; this is encoded by the coding sequence ATGAAATTAACGTTTAGTCTGGTGTTCTTACATATACTGATGATTAGCTTATGGGCTTCAGCATTTCCAGTTATTCAAATAGGGCTGGAATCGTTTTCTCCTCAGCACCTCGCTTTTGTTCGGTTAAGTATTGCTTCTGTAGTGCTGTTAGTTATTGCAATAGCCACACGCATGTCCTTGCCTGATATAAAAGATATTCCACTTCTTTTAGCGCTCGGTTTTTTAGGCTTTACCGTCTATCACACGGCCTTAAACATTGGAGAAAAAACGGTAAGTGCGGGTATTGCGAGTTTACTGATCTCGACTACTCCTATTTTTTCTTCGCTTTTAGCTATTTTTCTTTTTCAGGAGGAGTTCGGAAAAAGAAAATGGATTGGATCTGCAGTAAGCTTTGCTGGTATTGTACTTTTAACCTTCAGCAAAGAGAATTTTGTACACTCAGTTAATGGAATCTTACTGGTTCTGCTAGCTGCCCTTGCAGAAAGCGTCTATATAGTATGTCAAAAAAATTTATTAAAAAAATATGGTTTCCTTTCTTTTGTGACGTACAGTATTTGGGGGGCTACAATTTCTATGCTTGTTTTTTTACCTGGGTTAGAAACAGAACTTGCGTATATCTCTGTCAGATCAGCAATAAGCGTGATATATTTAGGATTATTTCCAACCGTTATTCCCTATATGGTACTCGCTTATCTGACATCGCGTATAGGTTCTGCTGAGGCTGCCATCTCTCTTTACTTAACTCCTGCGCTGTCCTTTTTCTTAGCGTGGCTGCTTTTAAAAGATATCCCGAGTGCAGCTTCCATTGTTGGAAGCATCATTACGTTATGCGGCGTGTTGCTTACACATAGTAAAAGAGAGAAAGTTCACAATGCAAAGGTAATGCGTAGGGCTTAG
- the pdxR gene encoding MocR-like pyridoxine biosynthesis transcription factor PdxR — protein MNQENSSSYPKYKQIIDFMKEKIARGEWPIGSKIPSQRKLAAMFDVNRSTVITALEELTADGLIEGKMGKGTIVINNTWTLLATTPPDWDVHVKSGMHHPSQAMVQDINESEFNSNLIQLSKGELSPDIFPKNKMKYAVEKVAENMEVLGYEEPKGYFPLRKELSAYMKTIGIESSPDSILIVSGALQALQLISIGLLQRNSSVLLEKPSYLYSLHVFQSAGMKLKGLAMDEEGIKVTAIKRADPQEGQAILYTNPCFHNPTGTLMSQNRRYDLLKECEEHQLPIIEDDLYRELWLDKQPPLPLKALDKNGHVLYVSSLSKTLSPGLRIGWIVGPEPVIERLADIKMQTDYGSSSLSQRVAAEWFKNGLYQQHMETVRTELRTRRKVMLNALETYAGDIATWTNPEGGFFIWVHIQPSISMKSLYSRALKRGILLNSGSIYAQETGSYLRLSYAYASLPDIDRSIEILAELIRELQV, from the coding sequence ATGAATCAAGAGAACAGTTCGAGTTATCCAAAATACAAGCAAATCATTGATTTTATGAAAGAGAAAATTGCGCGTGGAGAATGGCCGATTGGAAGTAAAATTCCTAGTCAGCGAAAGCTTGCTGCTATGTTTGATGTTAACCGAAGTACGGTCATCACCGCATTAGAGGAATTAACAGCGGACGGTTTAATTGAAGGTAAGATGGGAAAGGGAACCATCGTTATAAATAATACGTGGACACTTTTGGCTACAACTCCGCCCGATTGGGATGTTCATGTGAAATCAGGCATGCATCATCCGAGTCAAGCAATGGTACAAGATATTAATGAATCCGAATTTAACTCAAACCTTATTCAATTAAGCAAAGGAGAGCTTTCACCTGACATATTTCCTAAAAACAAAATGAAATACGCCGTAGAAAAAGTAGCAGAAAATATGGAGGTTCTAGGATACGAAGAACCAAAGGGGTATTTTCCTTTACGAAAAGAATTAAGTGCATATATGAAAACAATAGGGATTGAATCTTCTCCAGATTCTATTTTAATTGTTTCCGGCGCTCTTCAAGCTCTTCAGCTTATTTCAATTGGACTGCTGCAAAGAAACTCTTCGGTTTTGCTCGAAAAACCTTCTTATCTATATTCCTTACATGTATTTCAATCAGCCGGAATGAAACTCAAAGGCCTTGCTATGGATGAGGAAGGAATAAAAGTAACAGCTATAAAACGCGCCGACCCTCAAGAAGGGCAAGCTATTTTATATACAAATCCATGTTTCCATAACCCAACGGGAACATTAATGTCACAAAATAGGCGTTACGATTTGTTGAAAGAATGTGAGGAACATCAGCTTCCTATTATTGAAGATGATTTATACCGCGAATTATGGCTAGATAAACAGCCTCCGCTGCCATTAAAAGCTTTAGATAAAAATGGACACGTGTTATATGTTAGCAGTCTTTCTAAAACACTAAGCCCGGGATTACGGATCGGATGGATAGTCGGCCCAGAACCAGTCATTGAGCGTTTGGCGGATATTAAAATGCAAACAGATTATGGATCTAGCTCATTATCTCAAAGAGTAGCAGCAGAATGGTTTAAAAATGGCTTATATCAACAGCATATGGAAACTGTACGAACGGAATTGCGAACAAGAAGAAAAGTGATGCTGAATGCTTTGGAAACATACGCAGGAGATATAGCAACATGGACGAATCCTGAAGGAGGCTTTTTTATATGGGTGCATATTCAACCTTCTATTTCAATGAAATCTTTATACTCTCGTGCTTTAAAAAGAGGGATATTGCTTAACTCTGGAAGTATTTATGCACAAGAAACCGGCAGTTATCTTCGGCTTTCTTACGCCTATGCCTCTTTACCAGATATCGATAGAAGCATTGAAATTCTTGCTGAACTGATTCGGGAATTGCAAGTATAG
- a CDS encoding DUF2971 domain-containing protein, which translates to MDLAYREKAYEYAKRFESSYDDYDERYKVHNNPTVWRFMPLSDFQDLLETNALFFAKPDAFSDPLEGCSSMWNIEELRKKGERHNRTSRTYIRKIHEFSAVSSWHINDYEAAGMWDLYLKGNDGVAIKTTYENLLCSIKDLRYKIFSGKVQYIDFQKEMISHSVYDTLFYKRKSYQHENELRLVIVASRIHAWKLQKLFEIQGISANQWQKRMDILEKRSYEFSHEHGNLLTCNLHQLINDIYVSPRSAQSCVDEVKALTKKHGLAYKKVIQSDLYKDYIY; encoded by the coding sequence ATGGATTTAGCTTATAGAGAGAAAGCGTACGAATATGCTAAAAGATTCGAATCTAGCTATGACGATTATGATGAACGCTATAAGGTGCACAATAATCCGACGGTGTGGCGATTTATGCCGCTGTCTGATTTTCAAGATTTACTAGAAACCAATGCGCTTTTTTTCGCGAAACCTGATGCATTTTCAGACCCTCTTGAAGGATGCTCTTCAATGTGGAACATAGAAGAGTTAAGAAAAAAAGGCGAACGTCATAACCGTACCTCTAGAACCTATATAAGAAAAATCCATGAATTTTCTGCTGTTTCATCCTGGCATATCAATGACTACGAAGCCGCTGGAATGTGGGATCTATATTTAAAGGGGAATGATGGCGTAGCTATTAAAACCACCTATGAAAATTTATTGTGCAGTATTAAAGATTTGCGCTATAAAATCTTCTCTGGCAAAGTGCAGTACATAGACTTCCAAAAAGAAATGATCAGTCACTCTGTATATGACACGTTATTTTACAAGCGCAAATCCTATCAGCATGAAAATGAATTGAGGCTTGTTATTGTGGCAAGTCGTATACACGCTTGGAAGCTGCAAAAGCTATTCGAAATTCAAGGTATTTCCGCAAATCAATGGCAAAAACGAATGGATATCCTTGAAAAAAGATCGTATGAGTTTTCTCATGAGCATGGCAACCTCCTTACATGTAATTTACATCAGCTTATCAACGATATTTACGTATCGCCAAGAAGCGCTCAAAGCTGTGTAGATGAGGTAAAAGCTCTTACTAAGAAACACGGTCTCGCTTATAAAAAGGTTATTCAGTCTGACTTGTATAAGGACTATATTTACTAA
- a CDS encoding phospholipase D-like domain-containing protein, whose translation MVKKMLFILVCGLCLCLFFQWDVKKGYNAYVRVHPLIETPVYQGEIALYAQGSSLYPALFEDIKKAKKYVYIQFFIIRADNISMKLFKLLKEKAAEGVKVKLSVDRFGGNDLSRTLIDDLKKNGVEFTFSRKASRQHFFYSINHRNHRKFVVIDGQEAYLGGFNIGEEYLGKHKKLGYWRDYHLRIKGEGIFEIEKQFLKDWEEDTGQHISPQRVPIARSNGANYQLLFSTGEELEQKMIDLINRAKVKLTIATPYFIPSEHLMNALISAKEKGVLIDIILPDNTDAWFTKPPSYPKTEKLLNKGIRIFLYKKGFFHGKVMVIDHTIANISTANWDPRSFYLNDEASCIIYDREMIAHIEREINEDKTNSRRLTKTVIDEIPKWERSLKKTPEWIYYYF comes from the coding sequence ATGGTTAAAAAAATGCTGTTTATTTTAGTATGCGGGCTTTGTTTGTGTTTGTTTTTTCAATGGGACGTAAAAAAAGGCTATAACGCTTATGTTCGCGTACATCCGCTTATCGAAACGCCTGTTTACCAAGGCGAGATAGCGCTGTATGCACAAGGAAGTAGTTTATATCCTGCTTTATTTGAGGACATTAAAAAAGCAAAAAAGTACGTGTACATTCAATTTTTTATTATTCGAGCGGACAACATTAGCATGAAGCTATTTAAGCTATTGAAAGAGAAAGCAGCTGAAGGGGTAAAGGTTAAACTTTCTGTAGATCGTTTTGGAGGAAACGATCTCTCCCGAACACTCATAGATGATCTTAAGAAAAATGGAGTTGAGTTTACTTTTAGCCGAAAAGCAAGCAGGCAGCACTTTTTCTATAGCATTAATCATCGAAATCACCGAAAGTTTGTCGTAATAGATGGCCAAGAAGCCTATCTCGGAGGTTTTAATATAGGAGAAGAATACTTAGGGAAGCATAAAAAATTGGGCTATTGGCGTGATTACCACTTGCGAATCAAAGGAGAAGGTATTTTTGAAATTGAAAAGCAATTTTTGAAAGATTGGGAAGAAGACACGGGACAACATATATCTCCTCAGCGAGTTCCTATCGCTCGCTCTAACGGAGCAAACTATCAGCTACTGTTTTCAACTGGAGAAGAACTTGAGCAAAAGATGATTGATCTAATCAACCGTGCCAAAGTAAAGCTTACCATTGCTACCCCTTATTTTATTCCAAGTGAACATTTAATGAATGCACTTATTTCAGCAAAAGAAAAAGGCGTTTTAATTGATATTATACTTCCAGACAATACCGATGCGTGGTTCACTAAACCGCCTAGTTACCCTAAAACAGAGAAACTATTAAACAAAGGTATTCGAATTTTCTTATATAAAAAGGGATTTTTTCACGGAAAAGTAATGGTCATCGATCATACGATTGCCAATATTAGCACAGCCAACTGGGATCCCAGAAGTTTTTATTTAAATGATGAAGCAAGCTGTATTATTTACGATCGCGAGATGATTGCACACATAGAACGAGAAATTAATGAAGATAAAACAAACAGCCGCAGATTAACCAAAACAGTAATAGATGAAATCCCTAAATGGGAACGTTCTCTTAAAAAAACACCGGAATGGATTTATTATTATTTTTGA
- a CDS encoding alkyl/aryl-sulfatase — MLFDYERELTIDRKDATQKTAVTNAETYKKIDWEQVKSEQNLADDQALVRVPFPLIFKKNQLYPVWDLRKYAFLFEQSTPATVHPKLWEQGKLNVQAGLYQVTENIFQVRGFDMANITFVKGKTGWIVIDCLTSKETAEKAIELVNQQCGKRPVRAVIFSHSHIDHYGGVLGILPDSTQNKTSKVYAPAGFMDAVIDENVTAATAMTRRSQYMYGIRLRRDEKGLIDNGIGKEISFGTITLIKGIEEIHPSEHHSYVSKKIDGASFQFQLTPGTEAPAEMNIYIPSEKALCIAENCTATQHNLYTLRGAKVRDAAAWAKYLQQAIDLFGQELTTVFGVHNWPRFGNESCITYIENQRDVYQYIHDQTLRLMNQGYTIDHVGRMMKLPETLSHEWYTNGFYGTVNHNAKAVYQRYMGWYNSNPVDLNKLFPEESAKKYVEYMGGADNIVQKAQRCFQQGDYQWVAEVTKQVIYADPHHVKAKLLCADALEQLGYIAESGPWRNEYLTGAKELRLGNIPLPVNIITKEVWDTLPLKNILELFSIRVDGLKAGACNYRILFVIPDRNEVALTELKHGIFRYLGDTRKKAEVTVTVWQDTLYRLTTTNDHSYSSVIFVQGDKSKWDFFLSCQDSIDPNFNIVTPVSKK, encoded by the coding sequence ATGCTGTTTGATTATGAACGGGAGTTAACGATTGACCGAAAAGATGCTACTCAAAAGACTGCAGTCACTAATGCTGAGACTTATAAAAAAATAGACTGGGAACAAGTGAAATCAGAACAAAATCTTGCGGATGACCAAGCCCTTGTACGCGTACCTTTTCCGCTGATTTTCAAAAAAAATCAGCTGTATCCTGTATGGGATTTAAGAAAGTACGCTTTTTTATTTGAACAATCTACACCTGCTACTGTCCACCCTAAACTGTGGGAACAAGGAAAATTAAATGTACAAGCCGGTTTATATCAAGTAACTGAAAACATCTTTCAAGTAAGAGGCTTTGATATGGCTAATATTACATTTGTTAAAGGGAAAACGGGGTGGATTGTTATTGATTGCTTAACATCCAAAGAAACGGCAGAAAAAGCGATTGAACTAGTAAACCAGCAGTGCGGTAAGCGTCCTGTTAGAGCTGTTATCTTCTCTCATTCGCATATAGATCATTACGGCGGAGTTCTAGGGATATTACCTGACTCAACACAAAATAAAACTAGTAAAGTTTATGCTCCTGCTGGATTTATGGATGCGGTTATTGATGAAAACGTCACGGCGGCAACAGCAATGACACGAAGAAGTCAATACATGTACGGTATTCGACTGCGACGCGATGAAAAAGGCCTAATTGACAACGGCATCGGAAAAGAAATTTCATTTGGAACAATCACGCTTATTAAAGGAATAGAAGAAATTCATCCTTCCGAACATCATTCTTATGTAAGTAAGAAAATTGACGGCGCCTCATTTCAGTTTCAGCTTACGCCAGGGACGGAGGCGCCTGCTGAAATGAACATCTATATTCCTAGTGAAAAGGCTCTTTGTATTGCAGAAAACTGTACGGCCACTCAGCACAACCTCTATACCCTTAGAGGAGCAAAAGTAAGAGACGCAGCAGCGTGGGCAAAATACTTGCAGCAAGCAATCGATTTATTTGGCCAAGAACTAACAACTGTATTTGGGGTACATAATTGGCCAAGGTTCGGAAACGAGTCGTGTATTACCTATATCGAAAATCAACGAGATGTTTATCAATATATTCATGACCAAACATTAAGGCTGATGAATCAAGGTTATACCATCGACCACGTCGGCCGAATGATGAAGCTACCGGAAACCCTATCTCACGAGTGGTATACAAACGGCTTTTATGGAACGGTTAACCATAACGCAAAAGCGGTTTATCAGCGCTATATGGGCTGGTATAACAGCAATCCTGTAGATTTAAATAAACTGTTTCCTGAAGAGTCAGCTAAGAAATATGTAGAGTATATGGGCGGAGCGGACAACATTGTCCAAAAAGCACAGCGCTGTTTTCAACAAGGCGACTATCAATGGGTAGCTGAAGTGACCAAACAAGTTATTTACGCTGATCCTCACCATGTGAAGGCAAAACTTTTATGCGCAGACGCGCTTGAACAATTAGGGTATATAGCTGAATCTGGTCCTTGGCGAAATGAATATTTAACAGGAGCCAAAGAACTTCGTTTAGGTAATATACCGCTGCCAGTCAACATTATTACAAAAGAAGTATGGGATACACTTCCATTAAAAAATATTTTAGAACTATTTAGCATTCGCGTAGATGGATTAAAGGCGGGCGCATGTAACTATCGTATATTGTTTGTGATACCCGATCGTAATGAAGTAGCTCTCACAGAACTTAAGCATGGAATCTTTAGGTATCTTGGAGATACGCGAAAGAAAGCTGAGGTGACGGTAACGGTGTGGCAAGATACCTTATACCGGCTAACAACTACAAATGATCACTCTTATAGCTCGGTCATATTTGTTCAAGGAGATAAATCAAAATGGGATTTCTTTTTGTCTTGTCAGGATTCTATTGATCCAAACTTTAATATTGTGACACCTGTTTCTAAAAAATAG